In Candidatus Kaistella beijingensis, a genomic segment contains:
- a CDS encoding isoprenyl transferase: protein MQSYKEKISRENLPKHVAIIMDGNGRWAKSRGETRTFGHKHAIQAVRNAVNACNEIHIPYLTLYTFSSENWNRPQDEVTTLMTLISETMLLEAEEIFTKGLRMHVIGDLDKLPELVRDQMLHLVDITKNNKRGNLILALSYGSQNEILNAVKKISSEVKNGELEIEDIDEKVFENHLYTKDIPPVDLLVRTSGEVRISNFLLWQIAYAELQFLDILWPDFGKEDFFRCIYDYQNKERRFGKTSEQLD, encoded by the coding sequence ATGCAGTCGTATAAAGAAAAAATAAGCCGGGAAAATTTGCCGAAACATGTCGCCATTATTATGGATGGTAACGGAAGGTGGGCAAAATCCCGAGGCGAAACAAGAACTTTCGGGCACAAACACGCCATTCAAGCAGTACGAAATGCGGTTAATGCCTGCAACGAAATCCACATCCCCTATTTAACGCTCTACACTTTTTCTTCGGAAAACTGGAACCGTCCACAGGATGAGGTAACTACTTTGATGACGCTTATTTCCGAAACAATGTTATTGGAGGCGGAAGAAATTTTTACCAAAGGTTTGCGCATGCACGTAATAGGCGATCTGGATAAGCTTCCTGAATTGGTGCGTGATCAAATGCTGCATCTGGTGGATATTACCAAAAACAACAAAAGAGGAAATTTAATACTTGCTTTAAGTTATGGTTCGCAAAACGAAATTCTTAATGCGGTAAAGAAAATAAGTTCAGAAGTAAAAAACGGCGAACTGGAAATCGAGGATATTGATGAAAAAGTTTTCGAAAATCATCTTTATACCAAAGATATTCCTCCAGTAGATTTATTGGTGCGAACAAGTGGAGAAGTAAGAATCAGCAATTTCTTGTTGTGGCAGATCGCTTATGCAGAGCTACAGTTCCTAGACATCTTGTGGCCAGATTTCGGTAAAGAAGATTTTTTCCGTTGCATTTACGATTATCAGAACAAAGAAAGGAGATTCGGTAAAACCAGCGAACAGCTGGACTAA
- a CDS encoding exopolysaccharide transport family protein, giving the protein MIPGKETSGKTTAVQPEKIGSFAFFDFEHFIRRVIRNWYWFVLMAALGYRISYVYSKYYAQRIYASNLSLSISNNTASYFTPNQSINFIWGQNGNQDGVYLKKMLLSRSHNEYLVKALDLYVNYSTKGLIKETYLDKYDSPVFVEIDKSYPQQVNYPITLIPKGGDRYEVSLPEKGESSSVYSYEKEGFSTIPHFNRPVNRIVSINQWYVSPNLKFRIIKNEQPSSIKFDNIIVKLVTVNDMVNSLVSTINVEFDKEINSIMIINKKGYNLNGTVNFLNTSVDELQKKRLVDRNTVDKNTEKYLLENLAKIRKKLDSSATILNQMKVSEGLYDIKDRDEKAITRIKDLEARKAELITRINSLNNIRNTLASQNLDRLISTNAAGIEDGMFTATISELKALYAKRREMALIYTPNSEPMREINRLINEARGNSNGSMRNYYSTYLNQLAQIERDIAGANVDLVTFPEKERRYLDAERGYSMIEATYNSLLTKQNETQIRVATNKSDITVIDPAKNLGQGPIAPDVEATKYSIIGGLLLLPLLFLGVTEAMDNRIRNIKELLQATRIPLLGVIGKNSHDNNLTVLEQPRSSISEAFRGIRANLRFLHKEDQKSKVILLTSSVGGEGKTYVSINIASVLGLSGKKTILLGMDLRKPKIFGDFKIDNKFGISNYLTGEVEMEKIINQTKIPNLHVATSGPIPPNPSELLMSDRNIKFIEDLKNYYDFIIIDSPPVGLVADPFELMKYADASIYVVRHEYTEKYMLKMITEKYHNQEIKNLGLVYNDYQVKQGYGYGYGYGYGYGYGYGYFDEDKNYQEPTLIKIRNKIRKIFGRK; this is encoded by the coding sequence ATGATTCCGGGAAAAGAAACTTCAGGAAAAACCACGGCGGTTCAACCGGAAAAAATTGGCTCCTTTGCTTTTTTTGATTTTGAGCATTTCATCCGAAGAGTGATCAGAAACTGGTATTGGTTTGTTTTGATGGCTGCATTGGGATACAGAATCTCCTATGTCTACAGTAAGTATTATGCACAAAGAATTTATGCGTCCAATCTATCATTAAGTATCTCCAATAATACGGCAAGTTATTTCACGCCAAATCAGTCAATCAATTTCATTTGGGGACAAAACGGTAATCAGGATGGGGTATATCTGAAAAAAATGTTGCTTTCACGCTCCCATAACGAATATTTGGTAAAAGCTCTTGATCTTTATGTGAACTATTCCACAAAAGGGCTCATCAAGGAAACTTATTTGGATAAGTATGATTCTCCGGTTTTTGTAGAAATCGATAAATCCTATCCGCAACAGGTAAATTATCCCATAACTTTGATTCCAAAAGGTGGAGATCGTTATGAGGTAAGCTTGCCTGAAAAAGGAGAATCATCGTCGGTCTACTCATACGAAAAGGAAGGATTTTCCACAATCCCACATTTCAACCGTCCGGTTAACAGAATTGTTTCCATTAACCAATGGTACGTTTCTCCTAATTTAAAGTTCAGAATTATTAAAAATGAACAGCCAAGTTCCATAAAATTTGACAATATTATTGTGAAGCTTGTAACGGTGAACGACATGGTAAACTCGTTGGTAAGTACAATTAATGTGGAGTTCGACAAGGAGATTAATTCCATCATGATCATCAATAAAAAAGGGTACAACCTCAATGGAACGGTAAATTTCCTAAACACCTCCGTAGATGAACTTCAGAAAAAAAGGCTTGTTGACCGCAACACCGTTGATAAAAATACCGAAAAGTATTTGCTGGAGAACTTGGCGAAAATTAGAAAAAAATTAGATTCCAGTGCTACGATCCTAAATCAAATGAAAGTTTCCGAAGGATTGTACGACATCAAAGATCGTGATGAAAAAGCCATTACAAGAATCAAAGATCTTGAAGCAAGAAAAGCTGAACTTATAACAAGAATCAACTCACTCAACAATATCCGAAATACCCTTGCTTCACAAAATTTGGACCGGCTCATCAGTACCAATGCGGCAGGAATCGAAGATGGAATGTTTACCGCCACAATTTCAGAACTTAAGGCGCTGTATGCGAAAAGACGAGAAATGGCTCTCATTTACACGCCCAATTCCGAACCGATGCGGGAAATCAACCGGCTGATAAATGAAGCCCGAGGAAACTCAAACGGCTCCATGCGAAATTATTACAGCACCTACCTTAACCAATTGGCGCAGATCGAAAGAGATATCGCAGGAGCCAATGTAGATTTAGTGACTTTTCCGGAAAAAGAACGGCGATATTTGGATGCAGAAAGAGGCTATAGCATGATTGAAGCTACGTATAACAGCTTGCTAACCAAACAGAACGAAACTCAGATACGTGTAGCGACCAATAAATCAGACATCACCGTAATCGATCCCGCCAAAAATTTAGGACAAGGCCCAATTGCTCCCGATGTTGAAGCAACAAAATATTCTATCATTGGAGGACTATTGTTGTTGCCATTACTATTTTTAGGGGTTACTGAAGCCATGGACAACAGAATACGTAACATCAAAGAATTGCTTCAAGCCACGCGAATCCCACTTTTGGGAGTGATCGGTAAGAATTCCCACGACAACAATCTAACTGTTCTGGAACAGCCAAGATCTTCAATTTCGGAGGCGTTTAGAGGAATTAGAGCCAATTTAAGATTCCTTCATAAAGAAGATCAAAAATCTAAAGTGATTTTGCTTACCTCTTCAGTGGGCGGTGAAGGTAAAACTTATGTCTCTATCAATATCGCTTCAGTTTTAGGATTAAGTGGAAAAAAAACGATCCTGTTGGGAATGGATTTAAGGAAACCTAAAATTTTTGGAGATTTCAAGATTGATAACAAGTTCGGCATCTCCAATTACCTTACAGGCGAGGTAGAGATGGAAAAAATCATCAACCAGACCAAAATCCCAAATTTACATGTTGCTACTTCTGGGCCAATTCCCCCAAACCCATCTGAACTTTTGATGAGCGACCGTAACATCAAGTTTATCGAAGATTTAAAAAACTATTACGATTTCATCATCATTGATTCACCACCGGTTGGATTGGTTGCAGATCCCTTTGAACTGATGAAGTATGCGGATGCAAGTATTTATGTTGTGCGACATGAATATACTGAGAAGTACATGCTTAAAATGATTACAGAGAAATACCACAATCAGGAAATAAAAAATCTTGGACTGGTTTACAATGATTATCAGGTGAAGCAGGGTTACGGCTACGGTTACGGTTATGGTTACGGCTACGGTTATGGTTACGGCTATTTTGATGAGGACAAAAATTATCAGGAGCCGACCCTAATCAAGATCCGAAACAAAATCCGTAAAATCTTTGGAAGGAAATAA
- the porG gene encoding type IX secretion system protein PorG yields the protein MLKKLVYSCFIVILISASLKGQRHEIGVQLGTSNLVGDIGRTNYIFQKPVLSNLADYGIPIYGAVLYRMNFNPYQTVRLNIGYSNIQFIDALAKEKYRRDRKLWGTNSVIEADLIFEYNFFPVNDEQKSLLSPYVFGGFGGLLVNTPQMTIENDFRRDAGGNAIAPNNSSDFTTTASYTSSGKKLTMAIPFGIGLKYKFNYNWALFGEFMFRPTFSDSIDYSVIDTKNVKETFNKDIVVSGTTKSLLQESPYKEIAEARAAEILKNRQIGNINSKDWVNTVSLGLSYSFGRPPCYCEQ from the coding sequence ATGCTAAAAAAACTGGTTTACAGCTGCTTCATCGTGATTTTAATATCCGCGTCTCTCAAAGGGCAACGGCATGAGATTGGTGTTCAGTTGGGAACTAGTAACTTGGTGGGAGATATTGGAAGAACCAATTATATTTTTCAGAAGCCAGTTCTCAGTAATTTGGCCGATTATGGGATTCCTATTTATGGGGCGGTATTGTACCGAATGAATTTTAATCCTTATCAAACCGTTAGGTTAAATATTGGTTACAGCAACATTCAGTTTATTGATGCTTTGGCCAAAGAAAAATACAGAAGGGACCGAAAACTATGGGGAACCAATTCTGTAATTGAGGCCGATTTGATTTTTGAATACAATTTCTTTCCGGTGAATGATGAACAGAAGAGTTTGCTCAGTCCTTATGTATTCGGAGGTTTCGGCGGCTTACTGGTGAATACGCCGCAAATGACTATTGAAAACGATTTTCGCAGAGACGCAGGAGGAAACGCGATCGCTCCAAACAATTCTTCAGACTTTACAACAACGGCCTCATATACTTCATCGGGAAAAAAACTTACGATGGCTATTCCGTTTGGGATAGGGTTGAAATATAAATTTAATTATAACTGGGCGCTATTTGGCGAATTCATGTTCAGGCCTACTTTCTCAGATTCTATAGATTACAGTGTTATTGATACGAAGAACGTGAAGGAAACCTTTAATAAAGATATCGTTGTATCAGGAACCACAAAATCTTTGCTCCAAGAGAGTCCATACAAAGAAATTGCAGAAGCCAGAGCAGCCGAAATCCTAAAAAACCGCCAAATCGGCAACATCAATTCAAAAGATTGGGTCAATACCGTTTCTTTGGGATTAAGTTACTCATTCGGAAGACCACCTTGTTATTGTGAACAGTAA
- a CDS encoding EpsG family protein, which translates to MERKQSVFVWIAGILVVIAVGFRINVGADYPVYKMLFRDFSIYVNYGDVWDKAVFRPNTVEIEWIFVLLNKIIFDFGLPFYMVTFVMAVIAVSLKFTAIYKNVAFPTLALLFYFMPIMFFEDSGQMRQGIGIAICVASFKYIKERNLLMFLLCMYIALGFHKTAIIFLPAYWIVKIPMNKTRIFWVLILSLLASPFELYRLGGNLFSSMTPADISGAYTGYLDDRYYGTQVETGLNDIVKLIFIAILIRYDKDGCEEVWWYEYMRNLAVFGMALFYLFRSNEIFAVRLPGAYMFFVTMFCMPNLVYAVRDRTKQILYVGFMSYFVAMFFYFSKGNGYRGGFTSDRYNNALW; encoded by the coding sequence TTGGAACGTAAACAGAGCGTCTTTGTTTGGATTGCAGGAATTTTGGTGGTCATTGCAGTAGGATTTCGAATTAATGTTGGGGCAGATTATCCAGTTTACAAAATGCTCTTCCGGGATTTTTCTATTTACGTAAATTATGGGGATGTTTGGGATAAGGCTGTTTTTCGTCCCAATACCGTAGAGATTGAGTGGATCTTCGTCCTCCTAAACAAAATAATTTTCGATTTCGGTTTGCCGTTTTACATGGTCACTTTCGTGATGGCGGTGATTGCGGTAAGTCTAAAATTTACAGCCATTTACAAAAATGTTGCTTTTCCAACTTTAGCGTTGCTTTTTTACTTCATGCCCATTATGTTCTTTGAAGATTCGGGGCAGATGCGACAGGGAATCGGAATTGCAATCTGTGTGGCCTCCTTCAAATATATCAAGGAAAGAAACCTGTTAATGTTTCTGCTTTGCATGTATATCGCTTTGGGATTCCATAAAACGGCAATCATATTTTTGCCGGCGTACTGGATCGTAAAGATACCGATGAATAAAACGCGCATTTTTTGGGTGCTTATTCTGTCCCTTCTTGCATCTCCTTTTGAATTATATCGACTGGGTGGCAATCTTTTCAGTTCGATGACTCCTGCCGATATTTCGGGCGCCTATACAGGATATCTCGATGACCGATACTACGGAACCCAAGTGGAGACCGGTTTGAACGATATTGTAAAATTAATTTTTATCGCCATCTTAATTCGATATGATAAAGATGGTTGCGAAGAAGTTTGGTGGTACGAATATATGCGTAATTTAGCTGTTTTCGGGATGGCTTTGTTTTATCTTTTCCGTTCCAATGAGATTTTTGCGGTGCGTCTTCCCGGTGCCTACATGTTTTTTGTGACGATGTTTTGTATGCCAAATTTGGTTTATGCAGTACGCGACCGTACAAAACAAATTTTATATGTTGGATTTATGAGTTATTTTGTGGCGATGTTTTTCTATTTTAGTAAAGGAAATGGCTATCGCGGAGGATTTACGTCGGACAGATACAATAATGCACTTTGGTAA
- a CDS encoding polysaccharide biosynthesis/export family protein, with protein sequence MKKLKPILFLLISILFTSCITTKDVRYMQPNESLVINDEGLIPYNIPIYRVTKNDMLTLNIVTTPKGDAAQFYSALNSQAGTGSTGVGVGLGGAISTTGGLGQGGNVNIYFNGLKVDSKGEINIFGIGYIKAEGRTIEDITQDIQQRVNENFVEGKSEVRLNTDGITYYIIGDVETVGISGEKVAHKNTLNLSEVIAINGGLNRTIDRKNVVIHRKLPEGIKIAKVDLTREDVMNSPYYWVQNGDEIYLNTRAKNLNGFGKDPISTLTTGVSLLTTAMSIYLILTRF encoded by the coding sequence ATGAAAAAACTTAAACCCATTTTATTTCTTCTAATATCTATACTGTTTACTTCGTGCATCACCACAAAAGATGTACGCTACATGCAGCCTAATGAAAGTTTGGTTATTAATGATGAAGGTTTAATTCCCTATAATATTCCCATTTATAGAGTTACAAAAAACGACATGCTTACTTTAAACATTGTTACTACGCCAAAAGGAGATGCAGCACAGTTCTATTCAGCCTTAAATTCACAGGCTGGAACAGGTTCTACAGGTGTAGGAGTGGGTTTGGGAGGAGCAATAAGCACTACTGGTGGATTAGGACAAGGTGGTAATGTAAACATCTACTTTAATGGTTTAAAAGTTGATTCGAAGGGGGAAATAAACATTTTTGGGATTGGGTATATCAAAGCTGAAGGTAGAACGATAGAAGATATTACGCAAGACATCCAACAGAGAGTCAACGAAAATTTTGTTGAAGGAAAATCAGAAGTGCGCCTTAATACTGATGGTATTACTTACTACATCATCGGTGATGTTGAAACTGTGGGAATTAGTGGCGAAAAAGTGGCTCATAAAAACACACTGAATCTAAGTGAGGTTATTGCGATTAATGGCGGACTCAACAGAACCATCGACAGGAAGAATGTAGTTATTCACCGCAAATTACCGGAAGGTATCAAGATAGCAAAAGTTGATTTAACCCGAGAAGATGTAATGAATTCCCCCTATTATTGGGTGCAGAATGGTGATGAAATATATCTGAATACAAGAGCTAAAAACTTGAATGGTTTCGGAAAAGATCCAATCAGTACGCTTACTACGGGAGTTTCGTTGCTCACTACGGCAATGTCTATTTACTTAATTTTAACAAGATTTTAA
- a CDS encoding BamA/OMP85 family outer membrane protein, translating to MKFKFLPIIMFVASAHFYGQITPEQKNQDNNPVYAQNETGTYILKDIVVDGVKKYTPAQILRFTGLSKNESVEIPGQKISNAIKKLWETQSFSEVEVYVQSIEGDQIVLRFNLQDLKDLGEVKFTGKGIGKSKSEKLAKDNKLKPGTKITQNLVSTLKTNIPKEYVKKGFADAKITIQDKVNAQDPNLVDWTINVDRGKRIKISHIEFEGNDNVSDRKLRKKGFKDTKQRRLIGVGAIMKPSKFIQEKYDEDKNNLISYYRSLGFRDAKIVSDSVWRNPKNDYEINVKLSEGKKYYIGDINFLGNTAFSTDYLQKILGYKTGDIYDAVGFNKKVGEDGGKEDDSDIKSIYMNNGYLFSNVTPIEKSVVGDSINLEIRISEGEKATWNRVTWSGNTTTHDHVILRSLRTKPGSLFAKSDIKRTYFDLAGMQFFDPQQVGQQVTPNPQDNTVDIHWTLVEKGSSQVQLQAGYGGGSFIGTLGLTFNNFSLKNFLKFKDFKPVPQGDGQTLSIQAQAGQYFQNYGISFTEPWLFGTRPTALSVGVNQSLVRYDDQYGTKQKLNIFSASVGLNRLLRWPDDYFSLYTGIQYQSYDFQNYPFQFGNTTEYNGSAKNFSFNIGLSRNSAGLDPIFPTQGSNIEASVKFTPPYSLFSDKNYSTMTAVEKYKWLEFYKVKLKGDIYNTVVGKMVLRTSAEMGFLNGYNKELGAPPFERFYVGGTGLMGGRYDGRELVPLRGYENASSTGGDLNDVTPYGGATIYNRFAAELRYPISLNQTAKIFALTFLEGGNAWNSFGKYNPFQLKRSAGFGVRVYMGAFGLIGFDFAYGFDKTLMGTEPSGWKTHFLMNQSL from the coding sequence ATGAAGTTTAAATTCTTACCCATCATCATGTTTGTGGCTTCGGCACATTTCTATGGTCAAATCACCCCGGAGCAAAAAAATCAGGACAATAACCCTGTTTATGCACAAAACGAAACAGGAACCTATATCCTGAAAGATATTGTGGTAGATGGCGTAAAAAAATATACCCCTGCACAAATCTTAAGATTTACTGGGCTTTCCAAGAATGAAAGTGTAGAAATTCCGGGACAAAAAATCAGTAACGCGATTAAGAAACTTTGGGAAACACAATCTTTTTCAGAAGTTGAGGTTTATGTTCAAAGCATCGAAGGAGATCAAATTGTGCTGAGATTTAATCTGCAGGATTTAAAAGATTTAGGCGAAGTTAAGTTCACCGGGAAAGGCATTGGCAAATCAAAAAGCGAGAAACTCGCAAAAGACAATAAGCTTAAACCCGGAACCAAAATTACCCAAAATCTTGTCTCCACTCTAAAGACCAACATTCCAAAAGAATACGTAAAAAAAGGCTTTGCGGATGCCAAAATTACTATTCAGGATAAAGTAAACGCGCAGGATCCAAACCTTGTAGATTGGACAATTAACGTAGACAGGGGCAAAAGGATAAAAATCAGCCATATCGAATTTGAAGGAAATGATAATGTGTCCGATAGAAAATTGAGGAAAAAAGGTTTCAAGGATACCAAACAACGAAGACTGATCGGAGTTGGCGCAATTATGAAGCCTTCCAAATTCATCCAGGAAAAATATGATGAGGATAAAAATAACTTAATTAGCTACTACCGCTCTTTGGGTTTCCGTGATGCCAAAATTGTTTCAGATTCAGTTTGGAGAAATCCTAAAAATGACTATGAAATTAATGTAAAGCTTTCTGAAGGAAAAAAATACTACATCGGAGATATCAATTTCCTTGGAAACACTGCTTTTTCGACGGATTATTTGCAAAAAATTTTAGGCTACAAAACAGGAGATATTTATGATGCGGTAGGATTCAATAAAAAAGTGGGTGAAGATGGAGGCAAGGAAGACGATTCCGATATCAAGTCCATCTACATGAACAACGGATACCTTTTCTCGAATGTTACGCCGATTGAAAAATCGGTTGTGGGTGACTCCATTAATCTTGAAATCAGAATCAGCGAAGGTGAAAAGGCAACCTGGAACCGCGTAACTTGGAGTGGAAATACCACAACGCATGACCACGTAATTCTCCGTTCACTCCGTACAAAACCGGGAAGTTTATTTGCAAAAAGCGACATCAAGAGAACCTATTTCGATTTGGCAGGTATGCAGTTTTTTGATCCACAACAAGTTGGGCAACAGGTAACCCCTAATCCACAAGACAACACAGTAGATATTCACTGGACGCTCGTTGAGAAAGGCTCATCACAAGTTCAGTTGCAGGCTGGTTACGGTGGTGGTTCATTTATCGGGACACTTGGTTTAACCTTTAATAATTTCTCCTTAAAAAACTTCTTGAAGTTTAAAGATTTCAAGCCGGTACCACAAGGAGACGGGCAAACACTTTCCATTCAGGCGCAAGCTGGACAGTATTTTCAAAATTATGGAATCTCATTTACTGAGCCATGGTTATTCGGAACAAGACCCACTGCGCTTTCAGTTGGGGTAAATCAATCGTTGGTACGTTATGATGACCAATACGGAACAAAACAGAAATTAAACATTTTCTCAGCAAGTGTAGGATTAAACAGATTATTGAGATGGCCGGATGATTATTTTTCGCTTTACACCGGTATTCAATATCAAAGTTATGATTTCCAAAACTATCCGTTCCAATTTGGAAATACAACAGAATACAATGGTTCAGCGAAAAACTTCAGCTTTAATATTGGCTTAAGCAGGAATTCAGCAGGTCTTGATCCTATATTCCCGACACAGGGGTCCAATATTGAGGCATCTGTAAAATTTACACCACCTTATTCACTTTTCAGCGACAAAAATTACAGCACGATGACTGCGGTTGAAAAGTATAAATGGCTTGAATTTTATAAAGTAAAATTAAAAGGCGATATTTACAACACCGTAGTGGGAAAAATGGTTTTAAGAACTTCTGCAGAAATGGGTTTCCTCAACGGATATAACAAAGAATTGGGAGCGCCACCTTTTGAGAGATTTTACGTGGGCGGAACCGGATTAATGGGTGGAAGATATGATGGTCGCGAATTGGTACCTCTAAGAGGTTATGAAAACGCTTCCTCAACCGGTGGAGATTTGAATGATGTTACTCCTTATGGAGGTGCAACCATCTACAACCGTTTTGCTGCTGAGTTACGATACCCGATTTCATTAAACCAAACCGCAAAAATATTTGCGCTCACCTTCCTGGAAGGTGGTAATGCTTGGAATTCTTTCGGCAAGTATAATCCATTCCAATTGAAACGTTCAGCAGGATTTGGCGTAAGAGTTTACATGGGTGCCTTTGGTTTAATTGGATTCGATTTTGCTTATGGATTCGATAAAACGTTAATGGGAACTGAACCATCAGGTTGGAAAACACACTTCCTCATGAACCAGTCGTTATAA
- a CDS encoding glycosyltransferase family 4 protein translates to MDLIKEFLEHIGLPLFWVKLTLGMVFSFLLTFFSIPTIVKISRRKNLMDEPGTRSSHLRKIPNLGGIAIFYSLAVCASVFAFELFEIYKFLFASLVILLYIGVMDDIVVMRAYKKLFAQIVVSALMVIGSDVRIRSFFGLFGIYELNYFFSVAISIFTFIILINAFNLIDGIDGLAGGYSIICSALFGISYFRLGEYNYPLVVLSAVIIGSVTGFLYYNLSNSRSSKIFMGDTGSMILGFLLAFTAICFIDIFIDKKLPGVPRYYLQAAPSIAMAILILPIVDTLNVILVRLFNGSSPFTADKNHIHHSLLDLGLSHRRSTVYIIMYYLFIVAVAYFFRHINVNLLLLIIIVLGFIGAYIPKFLLKLRES, encoded by the coding sequence ATGGATTTAATTAAAGAATTTTTGGAACATATTGGGCTCCCTCTTTTTTGGGTTAAGTTGACTTTGGGAATGGTTTTTTCATTCCTGCTGACTTTTTTTTCTATCCCCACCATCGTGAAAATTTCTCGGAGAAAAAATCTGATGGACGAGCCGGGAACAAGAAGCTCACATTTGAGGAAAATCCCCAATCTGGGCGGCATTGCAATTTTTTATTCTTTGGCAGTATGCGCATCTGTTTTCGCTTTCGAGCTATTTGAAATTTACAAATTTTTATTCGCGTCACTCGTGATACTGCTTTATATCGGTGTTATGGACGATATCGTGGTAATGCGTGCCTACAAGAAACTTTTCGCACAAATTGTGGTTTCAGCTTTAATGGTAATCGGTTCGGATGTGAGGATCAGAAGTTTTTTTGGTTTGTTCGGTATTTACGAACTCAACTATTTTTTTAGTGTTGCCATAAGCATTTTTACCTTTATTATTTTGATCAATGCATTTAATCTGATTGATGGGATTGATGGTTTGGCGGGAGGTTACTCCATCATCTGCAGTGCGCTGTTCGGAATAAGTTATTTTAGGCTCGGCGAATATAATTATCCGTTGGTTGTGCTTTCGGCGGTTATTATTGGCTCGGTTACGGGATTTCTGTATTATAACCTTTCTAATTCCAGAAGCAGCAAAATTTTCATGGGAGATACCGGCTCGATGATTTTGGGATTTTTATTGGCTTTTACCGCAATTTGCTTCATCGACATCTTTATCGACAAAAAATTACCGGGCGTTCCCCGTTACTATCTGCAAGCGGCGCCCTCTATTGCAATGGCCATACTCATATTACCAATTGTGGACACGCTGAACGTAATACTTGTACGTCTTTTCAACGGTAGCTCGCCTTTTACCGCGGATAAAAACCATATACACCATTCATTATTAGACTTGGGTTTGTCGCACCGTAGATCCACAGTTTATATAATTATGTACTACCTTTTTATTGTTGCAGTAGCTTATTTTTTCAGGCATATCAATGTGAATCTTCTACTTCTGATCATTATCGTACTAGGTTTTATAGGAGCCTACATCCCAAAATTCCTACTAAAGCTCAGAGAAAGCTAA
- a CDS encoding glycosyltransferase, whose translation MKKVSVIVPVYNVESYLEKCLNSLVNQTLAEIEIIVVNDGSEDNSKKIIDNFQQKYSLIIRSFSKENGGLSDARNFGLDKATGEFVGFVDSDDYVSETMFEEMYQLAKKHSAEMVICNLQKVDEDGNVTQKLTQIPNMPEKIELANNLSVFSDISYFACNKIFKRELFHNKYFKKGVHFEDIQLIPQLLLECTIVAQTQNNHYQYLERSNSITKTHTEKGLDILKAVEDVEVAFNISKYADQKAALKNFQILEGVYTFLAYLAFVKDDITYRKMSGQLKKFISEKQISVSEILMYKRFGRNYLLYLPLRKKIYYLLYLFGQEKLLRKLV comes from the coding sequence ATGAAAAAAGTTTCTGTAATAGTTCCTGTTTACAACGTGGAAAGTTATTTGGAAAAATGCCTGAATTCATTGGTGAATCAAACTTTGGCAGAAATTGAAATTATCGTGGTAAACGACGGAAGTGAAGATAATTCCAAAAAAATTATTGATAATTTTCAGCAAAAATATTCGCTAATAATAAGATCTTTCTCTAAAGAAAACGGCGGTTTAAGCGATGCCAGAAATTTTGGTCTGGATAAAGCAACGGGAGAATTTGTAGGATTTGTGGATAGTGATGATTATGTGTCGGAGACGATGTTTGAGGAAATGTACCAACTCGCAAAAAAACATTCCGCAGAAATGGTAATCTGTAATTTGCAGAAAGTAGATGAAGATGGAAATGTTACACAAAAACTCACCCAAATTCCGAACATGCCGGAAAAAATTGAGTTGGCGAATAATCTTTCTGTTTTTTCGGATATCAGTTATTTCGCGTGCAACAAGATTTTCAAACGTGAGCTTTTTCACAACAAGTATTTTAAAAAGGGGGTTCACTTTGAAGACATTCAGCTTATTCCACAACTGCTTCTGGAATGTACCATTGTAGCACAAACTCAAAATAATCATTACCAATATTTGGAACGAAGCAATTCGATCACCAAAACGCATACAGAGAAAGGTCTTGATATTCTGAAAGCGGTTGAAGATGTGGAAGTTGCCTTTAATATTTCGAAGTATGCAGATCAGAAGGCAGCGCTGAAAAATTTTCAGATTTTGGAAGGGGTTTACACGTTTTTGGCATATTTGGCATTCGTGAAGGATGATATAACATACAGAAAAATGTCTGGCCAATTAAAAAAATTCATCTCCGAAAAACAAATTTCTGTTTCAGAAATATTGATGTATAAACGTTTTGGAAGGAATTATCTGCTATATTTGCCGTTAAGAAAAAAAATTTATTACCTGCTCTATTTATTTGGTCAGGAAAAACTGCTTCGTAAACTCGTATAA